The genomic window GAGCTGCATGAAGGTTATTTCTGATGAAACACTAATAGTCTTAAAAATTGAACATGGCTTTCCGAATCTGTGTATAAGGGTCAAACTGAAAACCTTACATCTACTACATGTTTGTAACTTAAAGCCATTTTACATGAATACTGTATCTATGATAAGTTGATTGGAAATACTTTCCCCTATTTACAGATTCTGGGTTGTGTGCGCTGACATGGCTGCCCAGTACACTGTGCCGGACTCTGCCAACCCTGGAAAGATGTTCATGAACTACCAGGGCCTGGCCAGCTATCTGTCCAGCGGAGGTACAACTTCTGAATATACCGTTATATACAAATACACTTACAGGCACAGAGACGCAGCAATAACAACCAGTAAGCCGCGCTCGATACTCACAATactttcctcttctctcaggTGACAACTACTGGGTGATTGACACCGACTATGACAACTATGCCATCACATATGCCTGCCGTACCCTGAAGGACGATGGAAGCTGTGAGGATGGCTACTCCCTGATATTCTCCCGTAACCCCCGTGGCCTGCCACCAGCCATCCAGAGGAGCATTCGCGCCAAGCAGGAAGAGATCTGCATGGCCGGACAATTTGAGCCCGTGCTGCAGTCTGGTATGGGttacatttttcctattttatatATAAAGCCCTTACATCAACAATTGTTATGAAATGCTTTACAGTAATCCGGACTACACCATCAAAGAGGAAGGATCAGTCTGCATTACTGTAAATGCTGAGTGCCGCCTTTACAAACATTCACAGAGTTACTTAACTCATCTCCTACACAACAAATATTTATTACCAGCATAAATGTGCTTTCTACAACTAAAGCAAATGTTTATTTTTGGGATGTCCAACAAATTTAGCATGCCAGTTGACCCTCTTCTGATTTTTCTCTGCTCAACAGGAGCTTGCTGAATGTCTACTATGAAGGAACATGTTGTCCTGCCAAGGGATCCCTACAACGTGTTGGCTTGGACAGAGATATTTACTGATGACTGAAGAGGGAAATCGCATAAgagatttttttatataaaaattgTTATGCCCTTCatgtacattaccagtcaaaagtttagacacctactttattttctacattgtagaataatagtgaagacatcaaaactatgaaataacacatatggaataatgtagtaaccaaaaatgttaaacaaaccaaaatatattgaatggaaaagcattccaagtgaagctggttgagagaatgccaagtgtgcaaagctgtcgaaGGTTAAatgtagctactttgaagaatctaaaatcttttgatttgtttaacacttttttggttactacatgattccatgtgttatttcataatttgccttcattattattctacaatgtaaaaattgagtaggtgtccaaacatttgactggtactgtatataaaaataattatacatttgaGCATGATGCCTGCACCAATCCAATGGAGGTAGACGCTACATCACAGAAATACCTATATGAATATTAACACCACTGCATTTTCGCTCATTCACTATTCATCAGTTTGTGTTGGCAACAATACAGTTTAAAGAAACTTAGTTGGCTTGGTGAGTACATTGTCCAGGGGAAAAACATAAGCATTCTAATGTTATCACTGTCTCATGAGCATTAAAAAAAGATTCAAAATGGTATAAAAAAACATACATCAAATAAATAATTTTACTTATTGATTGTGAAATTACAAAATATTTGTATGGAAAAATTATTCCATGTAAACAAACATTTCAGACTAAGTCAACAATACATTGGAGCAGCAATAATGCTGATTATATTTTCTGAAAGTAAAaatgtaacaacaaaaaaatatgctTTTGTACAATGTCATGGTACCATGTAGGAAACACTTTTAGTTTTCCTCTGAATATTTCTCAGTCAGTGAATATTCTCCAGTTCTTCCCCAGTAGTCCACAGCTCGTACTCTATAGCTACCACTAACCTCCAGGTTTTCTGTAATGAAATGAGAATCCACAATGCTTAATACAGGCCAACTATTGCATAAGATCACAAAATAAAGTTTGAACTTTCTAAACCATTCTTACCTGGTGAATATACATAGGACGTGAAAATGGTATCCCGGGTGTTTACCCTCTTGAATTCTTCCTGGTCTTTGGAGAACTCCACCTCAAACGTCTTAATGCacctacaaataaaataaaacatgtcaaCTCACCACTAAGTagaagagccccccccccccaaaaaaaaagtacTTACTTGGAATTTACACAATGATCTTTCCACACAATCATAACTTGGCTTTTTGTGATGCTGATGAATCGCAATCCATTCACCTTATAGGAGATCAATAAAATACAGTTAGGGTATTGATGATTTAACAGGACAGTTTGAAAATAACATCCTGAGAAATGATAGACAAATTAATCACCAAGGTGTGGATAATACTGTCATCAAAGCCGCTGGTAGCACTGACCTGGTCTGGTGTGGCCTTGGGCTGGGCACACACATGTATGAGGAGGACAGAGGGCACATAGAGCTTGGCCCGCATGGTCAGGATGCCTTCAGCAGGGAAGGGCAGAGGTCCATCCATCTGAGGATCCTGGGGGTAAATCAACACAAACCATTCAGCTCAGCTACAATGGCTGTAGTTCATTCCA from Salmo trutta chromosome 9, fSalTru1.1, whole genome shotgun sequence includes these protein-coding regions:
- the LOC115200325 gene encoding purpurin-like, with the protein product MDFHMLALVVVLLAGLEQSWAASCVVDSFNVKEDFDPKRYAGKWYALQKKDPEGLFLQDNISAEYTIGDDGSMVAASKGRVTLFGFWVVCADMAAQYTVPDSANPGKMFMNYQGLASYLSSGGDNYWVIDTDYDNYAITYACRTLKDDGSCEDGYSLIFSRNPRGLPPAIQRSIRAKQEEICMAGQFEPVLQSGAC